The Desulfovibrio desulfuricans DSM 642 genome includes a window with the following:
- a CDS encoding M20 family metallo-hydrolase, with amino-acid sequence MFKTLDTLLRGLAGREDRVAELQAVLTACQALGPDNGGQGEMEKVRCITNWLKACGVTALSRVDAPDPRVTDGQRPNLVARIPGKSSRTLWLFGHTDVVPPGDLAAWTSNPWQVRRDGDFLYGRGVEDNQQAIVSMLLLAEEVLSQGITPELSLGLVFMADEETGSLYGLEHLLNTAPHFFNPDDLYIVPDAGSSKGDVIEIAEKSQLWLKVQTTGIQCHGSTPQKGRNAFLAGADMALSCHNALRSAFADANPLFDPPYSTFVPGKHEANVPNINTVPGNDVFYIDCRLLPHVDMDNVLAKMREVAAEVAEKHTVQIQVSVVQRQDATAIPQTGTVVTALKAAIARIYGVQAQAVGIGGATVAAFLRQKGLPAAVWGCLENTCHQPDERSSITATIKDSQVFAHILMNAAHV; translated from the coding sequence ATGTTCAAGACACTCGACACCTTGTTGCGCGGGCTGGCTGGGCGAGAAGACCGCGTTGCGGAGCTTCAGGCCGTGCTTACGGCATGCCAGGCCCTTGGCCCGGACAACGGCGGCCAGGGCGAAATGGAAAAGGTGCGCTGCATCACCAACTGGCTCAAGGCCTGCGGAGTAACCGCCCTTTCACGAGTTGACGCGCCGGACCCACGCGTTACCGATGGTCAGCGTCCCAACCTTGTGGCCCGCATCCCCGGCAAAAGCAGCCGCACTCTGTGGCTTTTCGGGCATACGGACGTGGTGCCCCCGGGCGACCTCGCAGCCTGGACCAGCAATCCCTGGCAGGTGCGCCGCGATGGCGATTTTCTGTACGGGCGCGGCGTGGAAGACAACCAGCAGGCCATAGTCAGTATGCTGTTGCTGGCGGAAGAAGTGCTCTCACAGGGCATTACCCCCGAGCTTTCACTGGGTCTTGTTTTCATGGCTGATGAAGAAACCGGCAGTCTTTACGGCCTGGAGCATCTTCTCAACACAGCCCCGCACTTTTTTAATCCCGATGATCTTTACATCGTGCCGGACGCCGGTTCGTCCAAGGGCGATGTCATCGAAATTGCAGAAAAAAGCCAGCTCTGGCTCAAGGTGCAGACCACGGGCATCCAGTGCCACGGCTCCACGCCGCAAAAGGGCCGCAACGCCTTTCTGGCAGGGGCGGACATGGCCCTCTCGTGCCACAATGCCCTGCGCTCCGCCTTTGCCGATGCCAATCCCCTGTTTGACCCGCCCTATTCCACCTTTGTGCCGGGCAAGCACGAAGCCAATGTGCCGAACATCAACACCGTTCCCGGCAATGATGTTTTTTACATTGACTGCCGCCTCCTGCCCCATGTGGATATGGACAACGTGCTTGCAAAAATGCGTGAAGTGGCCGCCGAAGTGGCGGAAAAGCACACCGTGCAGATACAGGTGAGCGTGGTGCAGCGGCAGGACGCCACGGCCATACCGCAAACAGGCACCGTTGTTACAGCGCTCAAGGCCGCCATCGCCCGCATTTACGGCGTTCAGGCGCAGGCCGTGGGCATAGGCGGGGCAACCGTTGCGGCATTTTTGCGGCAAAAGGGCCTGCCCGCCGCCGTTTGGGGCTGCCTTGAAAACACCTGCCACCAACCGGACGAACGCTCATCCATCACCGCTACCATCAAGGATTCGCAGGTGTTTGCCCACATCCTCATGAACGCAGCCCATGTCTGA
- a CDS encoding PxxKW family cysteine-rich protein, which produces MTPLEKATKTAEGVVVNGFVLSPVVEQCSGCDRVREFEGEEFCSSYPVPAKKWTAGRCNFATHVKASVAAAAKVNPLKASKRAAKGGR; this is translated from the coding sequence ATGACCCCTCTGGAAAAAGCCACCAAAACCGCTGAAGGCGTGGTGGTCAACGGTTTTGTTCTTTCCCCGGTGGTTGAACAGTGTTCTGGCTGTGACCGCGTGCGCGAATTTGAAGGCGAAGAGTTCTGCTCCAGCTACCCTGTCCCTGCCAAGAAGTGGACTGCTGGCCGTTGCAACTTTGCCACGCACGTGAAGGCCTCTGTTGCCGCTGCCGCCAAGGTCAACCCTTTGAAGGCGTCCAAGCGCGCCGCCAAGGGTGGCCGCTAG
- a CDS encoding ABC transporter ATP-binding protein has product MSLLQLSNVHVRYGSVEVLHGIDLKVDEGEIVTILGANGAGKSTTLLSISGLVRPFEGEILFEGQNLLRLPSHKVVGLGIAQSPEGRRVFGIMSVLENLRLGAFCIEDKARRERTLEWIFDLFPRLHERKDQLAGTLSGGEQQMLAIGRALMAQPRLLLLDEPSLGLAPLLVRSIFETVRAINKKGVTVLLVEQNARAALKLATRGYVLEVGSVVMEDRAENLLANASVREAYLGG; this is encoded by the coding sequence ATGTCCCTGTTGCAATTGTCTAATGTGCACGTGCGCTACGGCAGTGTTGAAGTGCTGCACGGCATCGACCTGAAGGTGGACGAAGGCGAAATCGTCACCATTCTCGGGGCCAACGGTGCGGGCAAAAGCACCACCTTGCTGTCCATCAGCGGGCTGGTGCGCCCCTTTGAAGGCGAAATCCTCTTTGAAGGGCAAAACCTGCTGCGCCTGCCGAGCCACAAGGTCGTGGGGCTTGGCATTGCCCAGTCGCCCGAAGGGCGGCGCGTTTTCGGCATCATGAGCGTTCTGGAAAATCTGCGCCTCGGGGCATTCTGCATTGAAGACAAAGCCCGCCGCGAGCGCACACTGGAATGGATTTTTGATCTTTTTCCGCGTTTGCACGAACGCAAGGATCAACTCGCTGGCACGCTTTCCGGCGGCGAGCAGCAAATGCTCGCCATAGGCCGTGCCCTCATGGCCCAGCCGCGCCTTCTGCTGCTGGATGAACCTTCGCTGGGCCTTGCCCCGCTGCTGGTGCGCTCCATCTTTGAAACCGTGCGGGCCATCAACAAGAAGGGCGTGACGGTGCTGCTGGTGGAACAGAACGCCCGTGCGGCGCTGAAACTGGCCACGCGCGGCTATGTGCTTGAAGTTGGCAGCGTTGTCATGGAAGACCGGGCCGAAAACCTCCTTGCCAATGCCAGCGTGCGCGAGGCATATCTGGGCGGTTAG
- a CDS encoding ABC transporter ATP-binding protein, translating into MTLLRLEEMSKMFGGLIALNDLTFDVDAGSIVGLIGPNGAGKTTVFNCITGNYTPESGRIFFDGKSIAGLRPHKVVELGIARTFQTIRLFGRLSVLENVLAGRHCRMKSGLISCMLHTPGQREEEKAAVARCMEELEFVGLADRYTEAAGGLSYGNQRLLEIARALASDPRLVILDEPAGGMNDQETAALVHTIRAIRDRGITVLLIEHDMRLVMKICEKLVVLEHGTMIAQGKPEDVRQDPAVIEAYLGADDEKW; encoded by the coding sequence ATGACCCTGCTGCGCCTTGAGGAAATGAGCAAGATGTTCGGCGGCCTGATTGCCCTGAACGATCTGACCTTTGACGTGGACGCTGGCAGCATTGTGGGGCTTATCGGCCCCAACGGCGCTGGCAAGACCACCGTGTTCAACTGCATAACCGGCAACTATACGCCGGAGTCGGGCCGCATCTTTTTTGACGGCAAATCCATTGCCGGACTGCGCCCGCACAAGGTGGTGGAACTGGGCATCGCCCGCACGTTCCAGACCATCCGCCTCTTTGGCCGCCTTTCTGTGCTGGAGAACGTGCTGGCCGGGCGGCACTGCCGCATGAAATCCGGCCTGATATCGTGCATGCTGCACACGCCGGGTCAACGCGAGGAAGAAAAAGCCGCCGTTGCCCGCTGCATGGAAGAGCTGGAATTTGTGGGTCTTGCCGATCGCTACACCGAGGCCGCAGGCGGCCTTTCTTACGGCAACCAGCGTTTGCTTGAGATCGCCCGCGCCCTGGCCTCCGACCCTCGTCTCGTGATTCTGGACGAGCCCGCAGGCGGCATGAACGATCAGGAAACCGCCGCGCTGGTGCATACCATCCGGGCCATCCGGGACAGGGGCATTACCGTGCTGCTTATTGAGCACGACATGCGCCTGGTGATGAAAATTTGCGAAAAACTGGTGGTGCTGGAACACGGCACCATGATTGCCCAGGGCAAGCCCGAAGACGTGCGGCAGGATCCCGCCGTCATTGAGGCCTATCTGGGCGCAGACGACGAAAAGTGGTAA
- a CDS encoding branched-chain amino acid ABC transporter permease: MKKLPCNFAVYAAAGLFLCALPLFCNAYWLDVCVSIGLYALLALSLNVILGQAGIFHMGHAAFFAVGAYTTAILNTVCHWPVLWVMPLSGAAAAIFALIVARPIIHLRGDYLLIVTIGIVEIVRIALINDVFGLTGGANGIFGISRPMFFGFKIVKSLQFYFLVWGMVGVSLLLFYGLWHSRFGRALNFIKEDDVAAEGCGVNVTHYKLAAFVLGAFWAGMAGTLYAAKMTTIAPESFNFMESVIIFAVVILSGGSQLGVLISAFLFIGLPEVLREFSNARMLIFGLAMMVMMVWRPQGLLPPRQRRYKVAAPPAASDGRPA; the protein is encoded by the coding sequence ATGAAAAAACTTCCGTGCAATTTCGCCGTGTATGCGGCTGCGGGCCTCTTTTTGTGCGCGTTGCCGCTCTTTTGCAATGCCTACTGGCTTGACGTGTGCGTGAGCATTGGCCTCTACGCCCTGCTGGCCCTTTCGCTCAATGTTATTCTGGGGCAGGCGGGCATATTCCATATGGGCCACGCCGCCTTTTTTGCCGTGGGCGCTTACACCACCGCTATTCTCAACACGGTCTGCCACTGGCCTGTGCTCTGGGTTATGCCGCTCTCCGGCGCGGCGGCGGCTATTTTTGCCCTCATTGTAGCCCGCCCCATCATCCACCTGCGTGGCGACTATCTGCTGATCGTCACCATCGGCATTGTGGAAATTGTGCGTATTGCGCTTATTAACGATGTTTTCGGCCTCACGGGCGGCGCCAACGGCATTTTCGGCATCAGTCGCCCCATGTTTTTTGGCTTCAAGATCGTCAAGAGCCTGCAGTTCTATTTTCTGGTCTGGGGCATGGTGGGCGTGAGCCTGCTGCTGTTCTACGGCCTGTGGCATTCCCGCTTTGGCCGCGCGCTGAACTTCATCAAGGAAGATGACGTGGCCGCAGAAGGCTGCGGGGTCAATGTTACCCACTACAAGCTGGCGGCCTTTGTTCTGGGCGCTTTCTGGGCGGGCATGGCTGGCACGCTCTATGCCGCAAAAATGACGACCATTGCGCCGGAATCGTTCAACTTCATGGAATCCGTGATCATCTTTGCGGTGGTCATACTTTCCGGCGGCAGCCAGCTTGGCGTGCTTATCAGCGCTTTTCTGTTCATCGGCCTGCCCGAAGTGCTGCGCGAATTTTCCAACGCGCGCATGCTCATCTTCGGCCTTGCCATGATGGTCATGATGGTCTGGCGGCCCCAGGGCCTGTTGCCCCCGAGGCAACGGCGCTACAAGGTTGCTGCGCCGCCAGCAGCCAGTGACGGGAGGCCCGCATGA